From the Helicoverpa zea isolate HzStark_Cry1AcR chromosome 26, ilHelZeax1.1, whole genome shotgun sequence genome, one window contains:
- the LOC124642990 gene encoding gastrula zinc finger protein XlCGF57.1-like isoform X1 → MSSKITLSKILRNILSTKSDYCCLCFNSINETEISYKLQDEIGLGNDTKTEIMHEVISDVLGVKVDSISEYDTICQQCVEIIINSYKFIKQCRSNMERIHNLAKSLLQQTQELSELDCDFKTVFIVVDSCNSDVELYYDKYRNSYDQTLLQKRFQKLLNDSLNLYIDFELEPKCSSKGEESKTIKKKSIPLGDIVLNKNDLNNLKCKFCLKIFPTAMKIKQHYVSVHGPKKFQCTKCPKRFRTVGFQKAHMKFSHCDLYCSFCGKNFDKFRNLKNHEESHVSCLCCKTCGKTYKVKKSYIHHIENKMCKKLRKSNAESIFECDYCGKKYSQKHNLVIHIRFAHENGKAFECGSCSKTFAFKSKLEAHIVKHTKQKNHDCTECGKRFASKTTLLVHTRTHTGEKPYKCEYCEMSFSSSSRRWDHVKGEHTERNMECDICHGRFKRTKTLNRHRKLHFDIRSRLYQNKPSKMIQSKHREQMTSEDAIMENLLRK, encoded by the exons ATGTCTTCTAAGATCACTTTGAGCAAAATACTACGTAATATTCTGTCCACTAAGTCTGATTATTGTTGCTTGTGTTTCAATTCTATTAATGAAACAGAAATTAGTTACAAACTTCAGGATGAGATTGGTTTAGGTAATGATACGAAAACTGAAATAATGCATGAAGTTATTTCTGACGTTTTGGGGGTCAAA gtGGATAGCATAAGTGAATATGATACAATTTGTCAACAATGTgtagaaataattataaatagctACAAATTTATTAAACAGTGTAGAAGTAATATGGAGCGAATCCACAATTTAGCTAAATCTCTTCTGCAACAGACTCAAGAGCTAAGTGAACTTGATTGTGATTTTAAAACAGTATTCATAGTAGTGGACTCTTGTAATTCTGATGTTGAATTATATTATGATAAATACCGAAACTCATATGACCAAACTTTGTTACAAAAGAGatttcaaaaactactgaatgatTCTCTAAACCTATACATTGATTTTGAATTGGAGCCAAAGTGCAGCAGTAAAGGCGAAGAGTCAAAGACAATTAAAAAGAAGTCCATTCCACTTGGTGATATAGTACTCAATAAAAATgacctaaataatttaaaatgtaagttttgCTTGAAAATCTTCCCAACAGCTATGAAgataaaacaacattatgtaAGTGTACATGGACCAAAAAAATTTCAGTGTACAAAATGTCCAAAACGTTTTAGGACTGTTGGTTTCCAGAAAGCGCATATGAAGTTCAGTCACTGTGATCTTTACTGCAGCTTTTGTGGCAAGAATTTCGATAAATTTCGCAATCTCAAAAATCACGAAGAAAGTCATGTGTCATGCCTCTGTTGTAAAACCTGTGGTAAAACATACAAAGTAAAGAAATCATACATTCATCACATTGAAAACAAAATGTGTAAAAAGTTGAGAAAGTCAAACGCTGAATCCATATTTGAATGTGATTACTGTGGCAAAAAGTATTCTCAGAAACATAATTTAGTTATTCATATTCGCTTTGCTCATGAAAATGGGAAAGCTTTTGAGTGTGGTAGTTGCAGTAAAACTTTTGCTTTTAAAAGCAAGCTAGAAGCTCATATtgtaaaacatacaaaacaaaagaatcatGATTGTACGGAATGCGGAAAAAGGTTTGCGTCAAAGACTACACTGCTTGTTCACACAAGAACACACACGGGTGAGAAGCCTTACAAGTGTGAATATTGTGAAATGTCATTTTCGTCCTCATCTCGTCGCTGGGACCATGTGAAGGGAGAGCATACAGAGAGAAACATGGAATGTGATATTTGTCATGGAAGATTTAAACGAACCAAGACCTTAAATAGACATAGAAAATTGCATTTTGATATTAGGAGCAGATTGTATCAAAACAAGCCAAGTAAAATGATTCAGTCTAAGCATAGAGAACAAATGACTAGTGAAGATGCAAtaatggaaaatctcctaagaaaatag
- the LOC124642990 gene encoding zinc finger protein OZF-like isoform X2, giving the protein MERIHNLAKSLLQQTQELSELDCDFKTVFIVVDSCNSDVELYYDKYRNSYDQTLLQKRFQKLLNDSLNLYIDFELEPKCSSKGEESKTIKKKSIPLGDIVLNKNDLNNLKCKFCLKIFPTAMKIKQHYVSVHGPKKFQCTKCPKRFRTVGFQKAHMKFSHCDLYCSFCGKNFDKFRNLKNHEESHVSCLCCKTCGKTYKVKKSYIHHIENKMCKKLRKSNAESIFECDYCGKKYSQKHNLVIHIRFAHENGKAFECGSCSKTFAFKSKLEAHIVKHTKQKNHDCTECGKRFASKTTLLVHTRTHTGEKPYKCEYCEMSFSSSSRRWDHVKGEHTERNMECDICHGRFKRTKTLNRHRKLHFDIRSRLYQNKPSKMIQSKHREQMTSEDAIMENLLRK; this is encoded by the coding sequence ATGGAGCGAATCCACAATTTAGCTAAATCTCTTCTGCAACAGACTCAAGAGCTAAGTGAACTTGATTGTGATTTTAAAACAGTATTCATAGTAGTGGACTCTTGTAATTCTGATGTTGAATTATATTATGATAAATACCGAAACTCATATGACCAAACTTTGTTACAAAAGAGatttcaaaaactactgaatgatTCTCTAAACCTATACATTGATTTTGAATTGGAGCCAAAGTGCAGCAGTAAAGGCGAAGAGTCAAAGACAATTAAAAAGAAGTCCATTCCACTTGGTGATATAGTACTCAATAAAAATgacctaaataatttaaaatgtaagttttgCTTGAAAATCTTCCCAACAGCTATGAAgataaaacaacattatgtaAGTGTACATGGACCAAAAAAATTTCAGTGTACAAAATGTCCAAAACGTTTTAGGACTGTTGGTTTCCAGAAAGCGCATATGAAGTTCAGTCACTGTGATCTTTACTGCAGCTTTTGTGGCAAGAATTTCGATAAATTTCGCAATCTCAAAAATCACGAAGAAAGTCATGTGTCATGCCTCTGTTGTAAAACCTGTGGTAAAACATACAAAGTAAAGAAATCATACATTCATCACATTGAAAACAAAATGTGTAAAAAGTTGAGAAAGTCAAACGCTGAATCCATATTTGAATGTGATTACTGTGGCAAAAAGTATTCTCAGAAACATAATTTAGTTATTCATATTCGCTTTGCTCATGAAAATGGGAAAGCTTTTGAGTGTGGTAGTTGCAGTAAAACTTTTGCTTTTAAAAGCAAGCTAGAAGCTCATATtgtaaaacatacaaaacaaaagaatcatGATTGTACGGAATGCGGAAAAAGGTTTGCGTCAAAGACTACACTGCTTGTTCACACAAGAACACACACGGGTGAGAAGCCTTACAAGTGTGAATATTGTGAAATGTCATTTTCGTCCTCATCTCGTCGCTGGGACCATGTGAAGGGAGAGCATACAGAGAGAAACATGGAATGTGATATTTGTCATGGAAGATTTAAACGAACCAAGACCTTAAATAGACATAGAAAATTGCATTTTGATATTAGGAGCAGATTGTATCAAAACAAGCCAAGTAAAATGATTCAGTCTAAGCATAGAGAACAAATGACTAGTGAAGATGCAAtaatggaaaatctcctaagaaaatag
- the LOC124643054 gene encoding oocyte zinc finger protein XlCOF6-like → MILVGSRHFVSWRRNSTDLRGNCWRFLNEKFLSARSTLNFNKFVIIKRLVVATVTFFVKMLQESELNILVSNVLAENRFSHCRLCLTEIQEHYVRFHDSVSVDATSFVTLSEVLTKVLGAEICDEIAGIDAVCMSCVDKALESMKFLLLCEKSNNLLDNVFNNLTNTLSVHIDATKPDHTLYIEVGEHESQLILVNNEAKKKKAVPKDILSCSTCNEQYKDILELTLHNKTTHGTYTCEKCHETVDSESELIAHEDSQQTHMCAECNTFRCTEESLKQHQDKYHGLFVCKDCGKSFKNLDKLQIHEQKHKSKSECPKCGKSYNTKGFFLKHVKLCLEDLLDPHPIRSNIKKTHFCDKCGKGYSTPGGLRVHNRFVHGNAKPHVCKYCNKQFTAPSYLKVHMVKHTGEKNFKCDLCSRQFVSKEALLYHTRRHIGDKPYSCTLCDEKFVNASARAEHIKFKHVGPTLMCEICSRKFFTPNFLRQHIKKHHDPSNKLYAGRSLIPPNVPAVENMRVRFID, encoded by the exons ATGATATTGGTTGgtagccgccattttgtttcaTGGCGACGCAACTCAACTGATCTACGTGGGAACTGTTGGAGGTTCTTGAACGAAAAATTTTTAAGCGCGCGGTCTACtttgaattttaataagtttgttATTATCAAACGGCTTGTTGTTGCCACTGTGACTTTCTTTGTGAAGATGCTACAAGAATCTGAATTAAATATTCTTGTATCTAACGTGTTGGCcgaaaatcggttcagccattgTCGATTATGTTTGACGGAAATTCAAGAACACTATGTACGTTTCCACGATTCTGTATCGGTGGACGCCACAAGTTTTGTAACGCTTTCCGAAGTTCTTACTAAAGTTTTGGGCGCAGAA ATCTGCGATGAGATTGCTGGCATTGATGCAGTCTGTATGTCATGTGTTGATAAAGCACTTGAATCCATGAAATTCCTGCTACTATGTGAAAAATCTAATAATTTACTGGACAATGTCTTCAATAACCTTACAAACACACTTAGTGTTCATATTGATGCCACCAAACCTGACCATACTCTCTACATAGAAGTTGGTGAACACGAATCCCAACTAATTTTAGTTAACAATGAAGCTAAGAAGAAGAAAGCTGTACCTAAAGATATACTTAGCTGTTCTACATGCAATGAGCAGTATAAAGATATTTTGGAGTTGACTCTCCATAACAAAACAACTCATGGCACATACACTTGTGAGAAGTGCCATGAAACAGTAGATAGTGAAAGCGAACTTATTGCCCATGAAGATAGTCAACAGACCCACATGTGTGCAGAATGCAACACCTTCCGATGCACCGAGGAAAGCTTAAAACAACACCAGGATAAATACCACGGTCTGTTTGTGTGCAAAGACTGTGGCAAGTCTTTCAAAAATTTAGATAAACTACAAATCcatgaacaaaaacataaatccAAAAGTGAATGTCCTAAGTGTGGTAAAAGCTATAACACAAAAGGATTCTTTTTGAAACATGTGAAGTTGTGTCTGGAAGACCTTTTAGACCCACACCCAATAAGGAGCAATATTAAAAAGACCCACTTTTGTGACAAATGCGGTAAGGGCTACAGTACCCCTGGGGGGTTACGGGTACATAATAGATTTGTGCATGGTAATGCAAAGCCACATGTctgtaaatattgtaacaaaCAGTTCACGGCACCAAGCTATCTGAAAGTTCACATGGTGAAGCATACTGGAGAAAAGAATTTCAAGTGTGATCTGTGTAGCAGACAGTTTGTCTCCAAGGAGGCATTATTGTACCACACTAGAAGACACATAGGAGACAAGCCATACAGCTGCACATTGTGTGATGAAAAGTTTGTCAACGCTTCAGCTAGGGCTGAACATATCAAATTTAAGCATGTTGGTCCAACCCTCATGTGTGAGATCTGTTCTCGTAAATTCTTTACCCCCAACTTCTTGAGGCAGCATATAAAGAAGCATCATGATCCTTCCAATAAGCTGTATGCTGGAAGGAGTCTGATACCACCCAATGTTCCAGCTGTAGAGAATATGAGAGTTAGATTCATTGATTAA